The Dyadobacter sandarakinus DNA window TCCCTTTCATGATCTCGTCCTGGTTTTCAGATCTGGCGCGGGTTGAAAAACCAATACCTGATCCAAAATCTTTCAAGTCACGGGCACCAATGTTGGAGGTCATGATAATGATCGTATTCCGGAAGTCTACGCGACGTCCGAGACCGTCAGTCAAAATACCATCATCCAATACCTGCAACAGGATATTGAATACATCCGGGTGCGCTTTCTCGATCTCGTCGAGCAGTACTACACTGTATGGTTTTCTTCTGATTTTCTCTGTCAGCTGACCACCTTCTTCGTAACCCACATATCCCGGAGGCGCTCCTACCAGACGTGATACACTGAATTTCTCCATGTATTCACTCATGTCAATACGAACCAGCGAATCGTCTTTATCAAATAGATAAGTTGCCAGTACCTTTGCAAGCTCTGTCTTACCTACCCCGGTTGGTCCAAGGAAAATAAATGAACCAATTGGCTTTTTAGGATCTTTCAGACCGACACGCGTGCGCTGAATGGCTTTCACCAGCTTCTCGATAGCAGGATCCTGGCCAATTACCTTGTTTTTCAACTCTTCGCCCATGTTCAGCAGCTTTTTGCCTTCGTCCATGGAAACGTTGGTAACAGGAATGCCTGTCATCATCGCTACTACTTCCGCAACATTCTGCTCTGTTACCGTGTAGCGTTTTTGCTTGGTTTCTTCTTCCCAGGCTTGTTTTGCACGTTCCAGCTGGTCGATCAGCTTTTTCTCACGATCTCTCAGCTGTGCAGCTTCCTCGTATTTCTGGCTTTTTACAACCCGGTTTTTCTCCTGCTTGATATTCTCGATCTGCTCTTCAAGCACAAGAATGTCTTCAGGAACCGTAATGTTGCTGATATGCACCCGTGCACCTACTTCATCCAGTACGTCAATTGCTTTATCTGGTAAAAACCTGTCGGTAATATACCGTTCCGAAAGTTTCACAGCCGTGCTGATGGATTCCGGTGTATAGTTTACATGGTGGTGATCTTCATACTTGTCTTTGATGTTCTGAAGAATCTGAACAGTTTCCTCAATGGAAGTTGCATCTACCATGACCATCTGGAACCGGCGGGCCAGGGCACCGTCTTTCTCGATGTACTGACGGTACTCATCCAGCGTAGTAGCACCAATACATTGAATCTCTCCGCGTGACAATGCAGGCTTGAACATGTTAGAAGCATCCAGGGAGCCGGAAGCGCCACCAGCACCTACAATCGTATGCAGCTCATCAATGAAAAGGATCACATCGGGCGACTTTTCAAGCTCGTTCATTACAGCTTTCATACGCTCTTCAAACTGGCCGCGGTACTTGGTACCTGCTACCAGCGATGCCAGATCCAATGTGACCACACGTTTTCCAAAAAGTACGCGTGATACCTTTTTCTGAACAATGCGCAGAGCAAGACCTTCTGCAATCGCTGTCTTACCAACACCAGGCTCACCGATCAGGATCGGATTATTTTTCTTACGACGGCTCAGGATCTGCGCTACACGCTCAATTTCCTTTTCACGTCCTACGATCGGGTCAAGCTTGCCCATCTCGGCCATTTTGGTAAGATCACGGCCAAAATTATCTAAAACCGGTGTACGCGATTTCTCTGCTCCTTTTGATTCCTTTCCGGATGAAGAGCCACTGCCGCCACCTCCAAACATTCCGCCTCTTGCTTCGTCATCTCCGTCTTCGGTCTCAGGACCCATATGAGGTCTTGATCCGGATGATTGATATTCTAACATCTCTTTAATGACTTCGTAGTTAACATTAAACTTGTGCAATATCTGCGTTCCTACATTGTCAACATCCCTAAGAATGGACAGCAGCAAATGCTCTGTACCAATGAGGCTGCTTTTAAATATCTTGGCTTCCAGGTAGGTAATTTTCAGCACTTTTTCAGACTGCCTGGTAAGAGGAATATTCTGCAGATTTTTTACATTGTTGGTAGCTGCACCCTTGGTTGCCTGCTCAATTGTTTGCCGCACATCGTCCAGCGAAACCCCGAGCTTTTTCAACAACCCAATTGCAACACCATCGCCCTCACGAATCATTCCCAATAACAAGTGCTCTGCTCCAATGTAATCATGGCCGAGGCGAAGGGCTTCCTCACGGCTCATTGAAATTACTTCCTTCACTCTATTCGAAAATTTTGCTTCCATTATGCAGCAATAAAAGTGTTATAGTATTGTAAACGCTGAGTGAATCTACTTTGTTCAATTTCAGCTCGAAAGCGATTTGCAGGATCTAGACAAAATCAGGCGGGACTCAGGACCCATATTAAACAACAAATCAACGATGCTTAAATTACCCACAAAATCATTCCCGAAAGTCTGATAATATGGCTCCGGCTGATAAAAATCAGAAGATTTTGACGCTTTGCGGTTGTTAATTAGAGATATAGCATTAAAAGTGCCTTTTTCCTCTTCGGAGTAACCTGACAAATTGTACTGAATATCTTTCTTTATTCCTACCAATCTAAGACAAAATGTCAATAATTCATAATTCAGATCGACCAGAAATGACAACTTTCTTTGAAAAACATCCAGCAATTCAGGCGCATAATATTCGTAAAAAGGCGACTTCCCATATGCTGATTTGAAGCACCCCAAATGCCGGCGCATCCAATCCTGGCTGTAATCAATTTGTATGTCTCGGGTAAGGCTGGCCGCTTCGTAGCTTTTGACCGGAACTGTTAAAGTATCAACTTTATTTGCAGTGAGTACACTGCACCGGTTCCGGTAAGTTTGCTTCTGATACTTTTCGTTAACATCAATGTAAATCCGGTCGGAGGAAAGAATACAGGCAAAATATTCTAGACAAGGAAGATACTGTAACTCTATTTTAACCTCCACGGATAATCGCGACCACTGATGAACTCTGCTTTAACCAAATATGGCGAAGCACAGGCACAATGTCAAAAAAATTCTGATAATTATTTTCACTGTTAAAGAATATGCGGCACATGCCTGTACGGGCACAATTTAGCGCTTACATGAAAATGCTGGCATCGCCCAATCCTTCCCGTATGACCTCAAAAGTATCCTGATCAGCCTGTACAATGGTAGATGGAATGTTACCTCCGTAACCGCCGTCCACAACCATGTCTACCTGGTGCTGAAACTTCTCGTAAATGAGCTCAGGATCTGTAGAGTACTCGATAATTTCATCATCGTCTTTGATGGAGGTAGTCACAATGGGATTACCCAGCTCTTTGACGATCAGGCGGGGAATCATGTTGCCGGGGACCCTGATACCAACTGTTTTTTTATTGGTATTCAGCAGTTTGGGAACATTGCTGTTGGCTTCCAGAATAAAGGTGTAAGGACCCGGAAGCACTTTTTTCATCGTCTTAAATGCGATGTTTCCCACCTTTGCAAAATCTGCAATGTGGCTGAGATCGTAGCAGATAAAGGAGAAATCATTTTTTTGAGGCTTGATCCCCTTGATGCGCGCAATCCGTTCCACCGACCGGGTGTTGTAAATATCACACCCAAGCCCGTAAACAGTATCGGTAGGATAAATGACAAGTCCTCCGTCACGAAGGCAGTCCACTACCTGACGAATACGCCTTTCGTCAGGATTTTTCGGGTATATCTTTACAAATTCGGCAGCCATAATCAGAATTTATCTTTTCAGGAGAACAATCCTAAAAGCTAAATCCTTCCTGTCTGAATGCTTTTTTTAGATTTTTAAGATAAAAACGGTAGGCAAAATTAACCGGCAAATGGAGCCTGCAAAGCAGCACAACGAGGTCCGTCGCCAGTCCCGGATTCTCAATAAAGTTGAGCAATTTCCTGAAACGGAGTGCCAGCTCAAACTCCTGTGCATACAAACATTTACGGATGAAAGTACGGATGCGGGCTGCAAGCAAATCAAACTCCTCCTGGTCGCGGTTAAGGTCGTAGGCTTTGTTACAGACCGCATAATAAGAGTCGAGCATGCCGCTGCCTTTCTGATAAACGCGGGAAGCCAGTGACTTCGGCAGAATTCTTTTCCTGGTCAGGATTTCATCCTGGTAAAAATATTTGAAACGTACGGCCGAGCGTATCCAGAAATCAAAATCTTCAAAGCAAAGTGACTCATCATACCCGCCCAGCTGCCGCAAAACGGACGTGCGGATCATCATGGTAGGCGTGCAGATAAAATATCTTTGCAGGATATTTTTGTAAACGTCCCCTGACGGTACCCTGCGCAATGCACACCCGTTTTTACCCACCGGAAAATGCTTGCGCAGCTCCCTTCCCTCCGCATCCATGTAAGCTGCATTGGAAAAAACCACAGCATAGTCGTCGGGCAGGGATTCAAACAATGCGACCTGGTGCGCAATGCGCTCCGGCATCAGTGTGTCGTCGCCGGAAAGATCAATAATATACTTGCCTCCTGCCAGTGCCAGCCCCTGGTTGAATGCTTTGCAGAGTCCGTAATTACTGTTATTCCTGATCAGTTTGAAGTAGGG harbors:
- a CDS encoding ATP-dependent Clp protease ATP-binding subunit — its product is MEAKFSNRVKEVISMSREEALRLGHDYIGAEHLLLGMIREGDGVAIGLLKKLGVSLDDVRQTIEQATKGAATNNVKNLQNIPLTRQSEKVLKITYLEAKIFKSSLIGTEHLLLSILRDVDNVGTQILHKFNVNYEVIKEMLEYQSSGSRPHMGPETEDGDDEARGGMFGGGGSGSSSGKESKGAEKSRTPVLDNFGRDLTKMAEMGKLDPIVGREKEIERVAQILSRRKKNNPILIGEPGVGKTAIAEGLALRIVQKKVSRVLFGKRVVTLDLASLVAGTKYRGQFEERMKAVMNELEKSPDVILFIDELHTIVGAGGASGSLDASNMFKPALSRGEIQCIGATTLDEYRQYIEKDGALARRFQMVMVDATSIEETVQILQNIKDKYEDHHHVNYTPESISTAVKLSERYITDRFLPDKAIDVLDEVGARVHISNITVPEDILVLEEQIENIKQEKNRVVKSQKYEEAAQLRDREKKLIDQLERAKQAWEEETKQKRYTVTEQNVAEVVAMMTGIPVTNVSMDEGKKLLNMGEELKNKVIGQDPAIEKLVKAIQRTRVGLKDPKKPIGSFIFLGPTGVGKTELAKVLATYLFDKDDSLVRIDMSEYMEKFSVSRLVGAPPGYVGYEEGGQLTEKIRRKPYSVVLLDEIEKAHPDVFNILLQVLDDGILTDGLGRRVDFRNTIIIMTSNIGARDLKDFGSGIGFSTRARSENQDEIMKGTIQSALRKAFSPEFLNRLDDVIVFNSLQREDLHRIIDISLGKLFSRVKGLGYEIELTVAAKDFLSGKGYDPQYGARPLNRAIQKYLEDPVAEEILKGDLREGDVLVADHEENSEQLVITVRKKEEQLAD
- a CDS encoding WbqC family protein, coding for MEVKIELQYLPCLEYFACILSSDRIYIDVNEKYQKQTYRNRCSVLTANKVDTLTVPVKSYEAASLTRDIQIDYSQDWMRRHLGCFKSAYGKSPFYEYYAPELLDVFQRKLSFLVDLNYELLTFCLRLVGIKKDIQYNLSGYSEEEKGTFNAISLINNRKASKSSDFYQPEPYYQTFGNDFVGNLSIVDLLFNMGPESRLILSRSCKSLSS
- a CDS encoding L-threonylcarbamoyladenylate synthase, with protein sequence MAAEFVKIYPKNPDERRIRQVVDCLRDGGLVIYPTDTVYGLGCDIYNTRSVERIARIKGIKPQKNDFSFICYDLSHIADFAKVGNIAFKTMKKVLPGPYTFILEANSNVPKLLNTNKKTVGIRVPGNMIPRLIVKELGNPIVTTSIKDDDEIIEYSTDPELIYEKFQHQVDMVVDGGYGGNIPSTIVQADQDTFEVIREGLGDASIFM
- a CDS encoding glycosyltransferase; this translates as MKQDKQPLVSVIVTAYNHELYIQEALISVFQQTYRQIEVIVIDNGSTDHTLGVLECQQEILPYFKLIRNNSNYGLCKAFNQGLALAGGKYIIDLSGDDTLMPERIAHQVALFESLPDDYAVVFSNAAYMDAEGRELRKHFPVGKNGCALRRVPSGDVYKNILQRYFICTPTMMIRTSVLRQLGGYDESLCFEDFDFWIRSAVRFKYFYQDEILTRKRILPKSLASRVYQKGSGMLDSYYAVCNKAYDLNRDQEEFDLLAARIRTFIRKCLYAQEFELALRFRKLLNFIENPGLATDLVVLLCRLHLPVNFAYRFYLKNLKKAFRQEGFSF